AGTTTTCTCTCCAGACGGTCACTTGTTTCAGGTGGAATATGCGCAGGAAGCTGTAAAGAAGGGCTCCACAgctgtgagtgtgtttatatgCTTACATCTGAGTCGCAGCTTTAGCTAACGGCTAACAGCTAGGCACTACCCATACATCTCTAAAATAAAAGATGAGCGATTTTAGCCAACAAGTGCTGGATACATGAGCAAATACTGTGATTGATAAAGACTTTTATGAAGAAATTGAGTAGTTTTGTTTATCAGGagtgttttgtatttgtatttctaCTGCTAAGCGTGACTTGCATGTTGCTGCTAATATTAGCATGCGCTATTCAGATACTAAACTAGATTTGCGATCTATTAAAGCATAAGTTATGTATTTAAAATGCGCGTTCAATTCACTACTATCATACCACGTGCttagcaaaattattattataatataatgtgagGTTTAATACATTTGCCGGCTAACAAATCAATGAAATTACACGTCCATTTCAAGTTTATGAACCTTTTCTAGTTGCGTTTCAGACCTTACGCGTGTTAAAAGTTCTCTAAAGAGCCGAgagccattttaaaatgttatttgtggTATTTAGTTTCTTAAGCTTCTTCTATAACAGTATGAGTCAGGTAGTTTCATTCTTAAGATCGTGTAATGGTCAAAATTTCCGGTAGAGGGCGATGTGTTCATAGTAAAAGGATTAGAGGACTCAAATATGAAAGTTCTGTGCTCACACTAAATGATATTTCTTATGTAAACGTTACTAGTTTTCAGTCCCCTCACTAATTGTGACTTTTATTTATCTGCAGGTTGGAATCAGGGGGAAAGATATTGTTGTGTTGGGTGTTGAGAAGAAATCAGTGGCGAAGCTTCAGGAGGAGAGGACTGTGAGGAAGATCTGTGCCTTGGATGAGCATGTGTGCATGGCCTTCGCAGGTAAGATTCTACTCCTGACATGAGGAGATTCTggcattttcatgtttttttttagttaccgttcacttttattttgttataaacaATGCGTTGAATATGAATGATgtcctgtatttttttaaatgccacaACTGGAGCTACTCGACAGTTTAAAGCCATTTAGTTGGTGTAGTTTAAAGTGCCCTCATACTTTTTCTAATACAGCTCTTCatgtaatgtagctgtttgtgaatgCTAAAGGCATGCATAGCTTGAAAGATTAAAGTGCAGAATAAATGGAAAGAATTGAATCTGAACAGCTGAAGTGAGTCATCATCAGTTCCAGAAGGTTAATATGTCTGTGTATTGCCAGTCTTGTGAGCCGGGTGTCCTCAGGgtcttaaaatatctttaatttcaaaagctaaattttaagcCTTAAAGTCTCAAGTTTACTGAATTATTGTGTTGTTGGTCTTTTAAACAGCTCCTAATTTATCTCTGTCTCTGTAAATTTATCCAATCGgacaacacccatccaatcaccaacaatctccatttcttttttccccctcatttttaaacttgtttttaaagtgtttttaaaattttttaagtgttttacatttttcaataattaCCAAGCAACACCACAACaattaaaaatgcacaaaataagcataataatggtaataataattaaataaaaaaaaatataaaggtattattaaaaacaattagggcatataaatggtttcaatgaaaatacaaagagaGAGTCAATGGGTGTAGTGAGCAAAAAAAAGAACTACACTGCTGCTCAGAATCCGCATTATATTGGTCCAGGTGATCAAGAAATAGTTGCCATGTATTGTAAAACAAGATTATCAATATCTCCATAACAGACTCtttccatgtgcaatatttgagtGAGATAAGTACCCAGCTATAAGCAATTTCTGGGTCAGGTGTAAAGGTAAAACCATACATATCAGAAAACCATTTAAATATGTCAAATCAGAAATCATAAAGTTTTGGACACGTCCAAAAGAGGTGAGTCAGGGAGCCTTCAGCAGACTTACACCGGTCACATGTGGGGGGAGCAatttccatctcaataaaaccatTTTTTGTGTTTAAGTTTATATTGCAAAGAAATCCAATTCACAACATCTGTTTTTACAGctaattctccaaattaaatcccctaatcagggaaagaaagcTAATTAGTTACacagttcctcatgataataGCAGAGCAATATAttcctttatatttattttcctttcatGAAAAAACTATACAAAAGGGGGAACATGCATAATATGTATAAGTAGACATGaaacataatgttttataacaaatTAGGAGTTAAATACGTGATCCATTTGGACCAAAAGTCAACAAATATATCTTTGTGATCATTCATGAAGAATGTAATTTtcttcataataaatatactttaaacaATGTACCGTTGTTGGAAAcaagtgtatgtatacaactagagcttgcttgtAGCTAAGAAATAATTGCATTCGATTATATTTTTGATGaggcaagtaaaaatattttttattgaaccAAACAGGCAATTAGAAAGAAtgcttagtgtttagccctgtataagtctgaaatttcattcataatggtcttaaaaagtcttaaattttacttGATGAAATCTGCAGATAGCCTGATGAGCTGTGATGGGTTATTATTCTATGAACTTAACAGTCCAGCTCAAGATTATAAAGGTTCAGGTTGATAATCTAGTTTCAGTATTTCATCAAAAGACTCATGCTTGAATTGATATGATTAAATCAGCACCACCCTAACTTTCCAACAGTGTGatcataataatttgttttattgtggtcttTCTGCATGGTACGGTCACGcagttctgattgggcagaacaaaagtgtgctcacttaaTTGGATAGTAaaactgtcacacacagatggcagtcaaGCATTTTTTTTGGGGTGGGGGAAATTAGATATGCATTTCATAGCACAGcctcttgtgattagctaattgcaacgtttcaaatcgcgattcgATTTTGATTTATTGAACAGCCCTAATAGGTTCATATTTCATACCTTGGAGCCCCAGCAGACATCCCCTACCTTAATATACCTAGAACACAAATTGCTGTAAAAACTTTTCAATGACAGGCTTAATTGAAGAGAAATCTCCTCAATGGAAGGGAAGGGGTTAAgggaaaataagtgttttttagcTTGGATACAGGTAAATCATAATTGTGGAATATATCATGACTGTCCGGTGCAAAAGAGTGATCTTGGCTTGTTTGTTAAATGTGTTGTCCAGGTCTGACAGCAGACGCCAGGATTGTGATCAACAGAGCACGAGTTGAGTGTCAGAGCCACAGACTCACAGTGGAAGACCCCGTAACTGTGGAGTACATCACCCGCTACATCGCCACACTCAAACAGGTGACCACACCACTACACTTCAAGTGGAAAACTTTGCCTTCATACTatagaacacaaaagatgattgaAAATGGCATCgtttacagtttacagtttacagtGAAAGTCAgcctttatttaatataaattgagGTGAGGTGAGTGCCAAACTGTTTGATATGACGAGAGAAAATTTGAAGTGATTTGAAAACATTCTTGAATGTTTTGCGTCTCATGTTTTTGGAATCAAAGACGATGTGGCCAATGATGTGGTCACACCTACACTTTTGTTCATGTGCTAAAGTTACAGTAAACTCCACTTAGTGGCGCTCAAGCTCAAAACAGTCTACCTGAGCAAACATTCCTAAGAGTGGAGAAGAAGCACtgagacaaaatgaatgtgatgCTGCTTGTTTCGTTGGTGTCTGAAAACCAGCTGGATTTGCTGCTGCTATGCATGTTTTGTTTGCCGATTCAGAAATACTATCTGAATGGCTTTAACAAGCACAAAAACAATGGCTCACTTCTTCTGTACAATAAACGTAAAGTTGTGCAGTGCCACTTTGTATACTAGGGTATTTCTGTTTTGATTTTTAAGTGCTATTAATATCAGTTCACTAGCATTTgtagtgaaaatcgcttgggtatGAATGCCAAAAAACCAATATGCGTAAGTGAAAATCATCTCAGTGTGCACAAACTTTAAGTCTGCACATTTTGTCCCataatttagagatttttttttttaattgactaaCAATAGCAAAGATATGATTCTTCAACaagataaactaataaataaaatagttttactgTATAgcactttaaaaatactttattctACAGGACACCTGTATTAAAccgactttttaaaattaaaataattatttgtgttAGTAAAGAATATAAAGATGTTAGTATATTTTGTGATCGTAAATTAGGGCTACACGATTCTGAATCACAGGTTTTTTGCTTCAAGtgaagatcacgattttctcatgattctgttcatgtaaaataaaggttcatGTGagtactctattattattattattgtttatcaaacatatggtaaaacagcaATAACAATATTAGGCATATGTGTTGGTCTACTGttgattaaaatgctaaatttcatgtaaactttgaatggtggacttgaacaagactcgttaattcacagtaaagtgatatcagaatacaactattcataactCTGAAGTTGAATGATTGTGTTTAAGATATACGTTTGTCATCTGTCATTGCATTTTTTCACTGATAAAaacagacatttgtcattatcagattccctcttgcattatatttaacattatataggctGGAGTAGTTGTACTGACcaagtaaacatttattctcatgtaCAACTctttgtgttcactatgaaagaaaaaaaaaaacatatcaaatgcttgtcgtaaccATAACTGCAAAATGCGTTATGATCATATAAATATGTGCACACTTGGTTTTACTTTCATGACTGCTGTCACTTCAGGAAAAAAGACATGCATGGTATTCATACTTCCCACTCGGCTCCCAAATAATCGctttgtgcaacaaactgaacattattcacaactttattacctgctgttcacagcctatgcaggttctgttcactaaagtagacatcattcacGCGTGTCTTCTCTGTTGTAACTGCTCGCGGTTAGCTCACATGTGATTTCGCAGCTGTGAATACATCATAACATGAAAGCAGAAATTCAATTTTAGCGTGAATtacactttataaatacagtttttgaCTCTTTCAATGCCATTTGCAGGCGTCCCTATTGCGGAGTAATGTATAAAAAActatgtgaagacttgtgcgaccgcctttacgcttctcttctgaacttgaaaatataattggctgaatcgtagaaaagctgaattaagatcatgtggggggtcgaatcgagatcacaatctttttttcaattaatcgtgcagccctatctcAAATGCACGTTAAAAGTGACCTGACCTCACAGCAAAAGCTTGTGTAGAGCAGTATTTAGTCAACTGAACCACTCAGAGACACTGAATCATAAGCCTTTCgtgtaaaacaacatttaaactgtGATTTACATATTCGATTGAAATGATTATTTCAATAAATCATGCTGTCCAAGCTTTAGTTGCTAATGAATTTACAGAGTTTATTTACACAGGTAGAGCTAACGTTCCTGAATCATTTTCTCACTATTAATTCTGCTCTTGCTTGTGCAACAGCGCTACACTCAAAGCAATGGACGTCGTCCGTTCGGCATCTCAGCCCTGATTGTTGGTTTCGACTATGATGGGACTCCACGTCTCTATCAGACAGACCCTTCTGGAACATACCACGCGTGGAAGGTGAAGTAGGAGCAGTGCATTTCCACATTGAAATGCTACACATTCAGGCTTAATAACCCTCTTCTCACCCGTGTCATCAGGCGAACGCCATCGGCCGCAGTGCGAAGACGGTGAGGGAGTTTCTGGAGAAGAACTACACAGATGAAGCCATCGCCAGTGATAATGATGCCATCAAGCTGGCCATCAAAGCCTTACTGGAGGTAAACAGCACATTCCCTTAGTTACATGTTGACAACACACACTCATGTCATGAAGCTGGCAGGATGCAACATGTTTGCTGAGGCAGTTGTGTGTGATCTGTGCTGCACAGGTTGTGCAATCCGGTGGCAAGAACATCGAGCTGGCAGTGATCCGGAGAAACCAGCCCCTTAAGGTAATGCTTctgatttctggatttttttaTATCGTTTAGGTTTTGATGCAGCATTCTTGTCATCTGTTGCGTCTTGGTAATCGCTCATGACACATTTGGGGCTCGTTCTCGCCTTACACAGATTCTGGAGTCCAAAGAGATTGAGACGCTGGTCGCCGAAATAGAGaaggagaaagaggaggaggCAGAGAAGAAGAAGCAGAAGAAGTCTTCGTAAATCAGATTCTCCCTTGGTTTTGTTTATATGGGCAGATGCACTTGGCTCAGGCTCTCACTGTACaccttcctcctcctcttcatctgTTAAGAGCACAGACTCTTGGTCTTCTACTGAACCACAGCATCAatgaatatgtttgtttttttccccaggaaatattttttaagatcCTAGTAATAAAAGCATGTTCAGGGATGAGAGTTGCCAGTTGTTAATTTGTTGAGCATGTACTGTGGTCAGCCTGTAGATTTCGGTCAGTTTTCTTGCTCAACTTTCGACCACTGCTCAGAATTCTGGGAGAATGTGCTCTGACTGATGTTTCCTAATAAACTGTTTTGGTTTGTACCAATGGCCTGGTGTCTTTCTGTTGATGAGAGGAAAACATGAGCACTATTCTGATGGAAATAAGCAGCTAAATTGTTGGTTTTGTGTTGCAATTATTAACATCTCTGAGGTTATGTTTCAGTCAGAAAGACACCAGGATTTCATTTGTCAGACAAGCAAAGTGATGGGAAATTGCTAATTCAATATTATTGTAATTAGCATTAACCTTTATATAAAAGCCTATTTAAAACATTATCTGCAATGGTTGGTGGCACTATGTTTAAAATTCGCTGGTACCCTGGGATATGCTGTTGACCCTCACCACTGATTTTTCAATCTGTTCAAAAGATATTCAAATTAATGACCAATTTCAACGTAATTGAAATAAGGATTGGTTTAATGAATGCTGACAAAACGGGTGTTCATCATGAAGCATAAAACCAATGATTAATTATCAATCAATTAGACCCCAAGCTCATGATATCTCAAACTGTGATCAACCAAGTTAAAGCCACTGAATCAATTTTGGGTCAACGTTGACTTAGAGACACCAACTTTTGAACAACTTCATTTAACACGTTTGTGCTGTTAggggtgttttcatccactctggggtgatgtTGAGGCTTAATTGGTCTATAAATTTTTCTGTTTCAGCAAAGGGAATGATATTTGGTGACAACTATTTTGAGAaattgctttaaataaataaaaaaatacaatactttCTGGGCAAATGCACTACCTTTTCATTATGTTTTTGgcccattgacatccattataatgatttttttttgataaagccatgacaccatacaatcatgcattcttgattgttggtgtttttcctTGTAGGGAAGAGgtcaaatatgtaaatattttctgcttttgttaaatttgaacaatacacgaTACATGGTTAAGTTCATAATTTAGCAACGGCATAAGATTTTTGACAGTTAAAGAGTTTGAATTTCattgtaattcattcattagCGAAAGCCAGATTCAAAAATGAATATTGACAACGTGCATCTGACTGTTGAACCAACTGAGTAACAGGCAAGgaaaattcaatcattttcttttcggcttagtcccttttattaatctggggttgccacagcggaatgaaccgccaacttatccagcatgttttacgcagaggatgtccttccagctgcaacccagctctgggaaacatccattcatgctcatacactacggaaaatttagccaaTCCAAtgcacctgtacctcatgtctttggacagtgggggaaacccactcgaacgcagtaggtagtgctgtcgcctcacagcaagaaggtcgctggtcgagcctcggctgggtcagttggcgtttcgtgtggagtttcctccgggtgctccggtttccctcacagtccaaagacatgtggtacagtttaattgggtaggctgaattgtccgtagtgtatgtgtgtcaatgagtgtgtatggatgtttcccagagatgggttgcaggaagggcatccgttgaataaaacatgtgctggataagttggcggttcattccgctgtggcgaccccggattaataaagggactaaaccgaaaagaaaataaatgaatgaaattcattCAATTTACGAAATAAGTtgaaaaaatttagttgaaatattgtaggttgtaatattttttggcaatatttagcttgaatttaaatcCTATTAACTttcaaaatctgttttgtttaaatgcaccaaaatacattgcctgtattcactgaaaaatggataatatattcattttcaaaatggggcgtACTCAGTTATACTGACCACTGTatgtatagaccaattaccaacctacatcacacatgacgtcacacgggtccccggttgcaaaaaaaaaaaaaaagacatgcagtgttgtgcggtaggatgccaaactcgaaagtccaaaaatagaaaacttttaccatacaccacactgctttaatgccaactgcagacgtctttggctaaaagggagcggAATGAAGTGacaacctaattaaaaatgctggactctgcagttctcatgttatatcaggtaagttcacgctatgctgaatcatacacactactagtttttgattgcagcagtgatttcagcaaaaacatatggttacatatggttaattaaactgcggacactgaatgctaagaatgaaacgtgatagtgtaacattacattattaaggtaaagttggttttatattcacacattcattcagtgacaacttgtgacacactccctatattgtttaccacggcactttgaatattcggtctgaagtAACCTGCAAGTGtaacttgaaaacaacattaacactgtttatttggctgcgaacaatgttgtactttaaatagcgaaatcatattagcagccaatcagagtttgcaaataaaacttatgaaattatattattaaggagaaagtcagaatatgcgaatataaaaccaactttacctctatgtgtaagttcacataccctgccatacaggtgtagttcactgtcagaatgcagttgttttgcttgttgatgattacctaGGCCTTGTACAgatccgtcttctttccttgtctttggctaggcagaacctcgggtTTTAGCACTAAAAAGGGTTGAATCTGgaaatggaacattatttcttgcacattaccacagaacaacattgtaggcatccaaagaatTGTAAGCCTTTatcttctctcttgtaaaatcacctGGAGTTTCAAtgttgtatatttcaggctggatgcttagccattttgtcttatccaatatccattgggagggtgttatcgcaaatggacctgtcagatgaatgcCGTTCACTTTAACgctaattttgccgaatcacttaTCACTGgttgacaagctgttataatacgctgaaagcattttgtaaattatatataatatgtaatcaatatatcttatttctaagacaacaacaaactctgtaccgcatcggatgtcattccctcaaatgctagcactcccgtttttttttctgcaacctccctgtgcacgcatcctgaatgtttacaaacatggtaattggtctatatatatatatatatatatatatatataatagtattgATAAAATTTGTCAGAGGACTCTCAATTATCtaaaaaaattttcaaaaaataaaaattggacAGTCTGTCAATTGAAACACTTTTCCTCCACCAAGCACCACAGGGAGAAGCAGTGCAGTCTGACGGGACTTCAGTGCTGAGTGAGTTCAAACGCTGTTTACCATGTTCAGCTGTTCTGCCTGAGAGGAGTTTTGGAGCGGGTGGTTTGGGACGGAAAATGACTGTGTGCCCAAGTGTATGAGTGGAGACTAGGcctcagaaaaaaatttaaaacatcttTGTTTTCATGAGCGCACTCATGCATAATAATGCCGGGTAAATTACCTCTGTCTTCCTCCATTTGACGTGCTGTCAAAGCGACGGAAACCTAGAACGCGCACAAACTCCCTGAGCCTTTGATCTGAAGCCGTTAGCAGCGCATGCAGATGATGATACAATCaataattaattgaattgaagAGCTGCAGTCTGGAACAATTTCACCAGCTATGCAATGAGTCCactgagtgcacacacacacgtgtttaaGCATTAGTCAGCATGCAGGACCATCAGGAATGCTGGCTGAAGAAGCTCATTCGGAGTCACTGCTACTTCAAGTATGTTTACATCCGCTTCTAAAGTTTGATTTCATGCAATAATTGTGTAGTTTATGTTACGACAACATAAAAATGTCAGCGGCCACCTTTTTGGCCTTCTACGATAGCCCTAATGGAAGCTTGCTTTTTTTCACCACTGAAagttaatcagaatcagaatcagttttattgccaagtgtgcttcacacacacaaggagtttgttttggctacagaagcttccagtgtacataaagtgacaagtgacaacacaaaataaatatgaaaaaaataaaataaaaataaaaatgataaacattaaacagatgcggttagtgaagaaacctggatgttgagttgtatgtacagattgttataaatatacaggttataaggtgctgtatACAAgagcgaatgtagaaagtattgcattgtatattgatataaggtgctgtgtacaagtgcgtatgagacagtattgcacatatttattgcacagtaggggaatatttaactgttcataaggtagacagcctgaggaaagaaacttttcctgtgtctggctgtttttgtgcttggtgctctgaagcgccgaccagacggtaacagttcgaacaggtagtgtgctgggtgtgaggcgtccagagtgattttgcgagcccttttacagttcttgaagtgtaggaagggttgtgccagtgattggttcagcagtccggactattcgctgtagtctacggaggtcggttttggcagctgagccgaaccagacggtgattgaagtgcagaggatggattggatgacagctgagtagaactgtacgagcagctcctgtggcaggttgaacttcctcagctgacgaaggaagtacagtctctgctgggctttcttcacaatagagtctatatgaatgtcccacttcagatcctgagagatggtggtgcccaggaacctgaatgactctactgcagccacagtgctgttcatgatggtgagtggggggagtgcaggggggtttctcctgaagttcactatcatctccactgttttgagcgtgttcagctccaggttgttgtatctgcaccataacgccagccgctcttgtctgtatgcagactcgtcaccgttctggatgaggccgataacagtagtgtcgtctgcaaacttaatgagtttgatggaggggtcttttgcagtgcagtcgttggtgtacagggagaagagcagtggagaaagaacacatccctggggggcaccagtgctgatggtatggctgtcggatgtgattttgcccattctgactagctgctgtctatctgtcagaaagctggtgatccattgacagacagggctaggaacagagagctggaccagtttgtactcaagcagtgatgggacgatggtgttaaaggcagaactgaagtccacaaacagaatccttgcgtagttccctggtttgtccagatgttgtagggtataatgcagtcccatgttgactgcatcatccacagaccggtttgctctataggcgaactgcagggggtccagcagggttCCAGTGAcatccttcagatatgctagcaccagtctttcgaatgacttcatggccacagatgttaaggccacaggtctgtagtcattgagtcctgtgatctttggcttcttcgggattgggatgatagtagagagcttaaagcaggatggaactttgcgctgttccagtgatctgttgaagatctgtgagaaaatgggagctagctggtcagcgcaggttctcagacaggctggtgagacaccatctggccctggtgctttccttctcttctgtttactgaagatctgacgcacatcatCCTCACTAATCTGAagtgcagggggggagaggaagatggctggaggtgttgatggctgtgtaggaagatggtccgggctgtgttgatgtggtattgatggccgtgtagggagataATTAAGCTTTTTATCTCACAAGACGTATTTTATCATGTGAAGCAAacgacaaaaagaaagaaaaaaatcagaatattaaagtttatatttaataaatatatttttcgtAACTTTTTTCCATGCAGTTACAAGTATATAAAAGACAACATGTGTAGTACACTGTAGTAAACTAAGTTAGCTtagtcatttttacaaatttaactgaACAAAAAAACTATGTTGtctcgaaaaaaaaaataattttgttgtttcaagtcatttgaaataaatagtttgaagaagcagaagtagtattttttttattggggatgaaaattttttttttagaattgtcCTAAAATTTGAATGGGTGTTGTAGGTTTGgcacaactttgatgaaaggttttgatccgcTTCTAATGTTGACTAATGTATACAGCAATTCTGATTAAGCTAATTATACTGTAGGCCTATCATGCAAATCTGTCAGAAGATAAAAAGAATAAATTGTGAGGAACAACGTCTAAACTATAAGATAAAATGTCATTAgatttaaaaatttgttttattgaGTGGTGGAAACTGGCTTCCATAAAGTCCTCTTTCTTAAGTTACCCTAACCCTACCCCAGACCTGTACCTGGGGGCAACAGCTACAACCCCAATTAAACGCACATCAAGCAGCTAATCAAGATTTTCAGACTCATTAGGAACTTTTAAGTACACGCTTGCAGCCAAATTTTGGAGCGCACTTCTACTTCATCTTGTGTCATTTGCATCTCAAACACAGAGAATGAGAAGCATAAAATAGGCACCCAGAAGTTGCC
Above is a genomic segment from Danio aesculapii chromosome 20, fDanAes4.1, whole genome shotgun sequence containing:
- the psma8 gene encoding proteasome subunit alpha-type 8; translated protein: MAARYDRAITVFSPDGHLFQVEYAQEAVKKGSTAVGIRGKDIVVLGVEKKSVAKLQEERTVRKICALDEHVCMAFAGLTADARIVINRARVECQSHRLTVEDPVTVEYITRYIATLKQRYTQSNGRRPFGISALIVGFDYDGTPRLYQTDPSGTYHAWKANAIGRSAKTVREFLEKNYTDEAIASDNDAIKLAIKALLEVVQSGGKNIELAVIRRNQPLKILESKEIETLVAEIEKEKEEEAEKKKQKKSS